TAGCCCCAGAAAAATAAGCTCCGACCCCGGAGTTTATGTTTTTCGCGACCGCTTTGCAAAAGTGATCTACGTGGGCAAAGCTAAGTCGTTGCGCAAACGCCTAGCGACTTATTTCCAAGCCTCGCGCCTGGCCACTGCCGATCCCAAGTTGCGCTCACTAATTAATAGTATCGCTTTCTACGAAACCTATGAAGTCAAAAGCGAATCCGAAGCCCTCTTACTTGAGTCGCGCTTTATTAAGGAGTACTCCCCTCATTACAACATTCTTATGCGCGATGACAAGAACTTCTATTTAGTGAAAGTCACCATTAATGAACCCTATCCTCGTATTTTACTTACTCGAGTCCGCAAAGATGATGGAGCGGCTTATTTCGGCCCCTTCCCCTGCTCGAGTGCGATTCGTTCCACAGTAGAGTTCCTAACGCGTTACTTTAAGCTACGCACGTGCACGAGCCGCATTCCCGACCTCAGTGATCGCAAACACTGCAAAGAACAGATCCTGCGCAATTGCTCAGCTCCTTGTGACCAAAGCGTCACCCAAGAGCAATACCGCGAGAGCGTGGGTGACATGATCAAAGTTCTCGAAGGGCAAATTGCTGACATCGTAGATGAACTCAATGAGGCGATGCAGAATTATGTAGAAAAGCTGCAATTCGAGAAAGCCGCAACTTATCGCGATATCATCACCAATTTGAAATCGGCTCTCAAACAGAGACGTAAGTTTGTTAACGCCTCGATCAATCCTAAGCATAAAGAAGATCCCGTTGCCGATTTAAAAAAACGTCTCGAGCTCGACATCACCCCTTCTGTAATTGAATGTTTTGATAACTCCAACTTTCAAGGCACTCATGCGGTGGCTTCCATGGTACGCTTCGTCGATGGCAAACCCGATAACAAGAGTTACCGCCACTTCAAAATCAAGACTGTGGAAGGGCCCGATGACTTTGCTTCCATGAAAGAAATTGTTTATCGTCGCTACAGTCGTTTACTTAGAGAGAAGCGCCCCCTACCCGACCTCATTCTCATTGACGGCGGAAAGGGTCAGCTAAGCTCTGCCTTGCAATCTATTGATGAGTTGGGCATTGATCATATTCCGACTTATGGCTTAGCTAAAAAGCACGAATTGCTGTTCACTCGCAATGACTCCGAAGGAAAAATTTTGCCGCGTACTTCTGCTGGACTCAAGATGTTGCAGCATTTGCGCGATGAATCGCACCGCTTTGCCATTAACTTTCACCGTCAGCTCAGACGCAAACAAGTTGCCAACTCGCTTTTGGATGATATCCCCGGCATTGGCAAGAAGCGAAAAATGACTCTGCTCAATCATTTCGGCTCCGTTCGCGAAATTCGCAAAGCCTCGCCACAAGATATTGCCGAAGCGGTCCCAGGCCTTGGTGAAAAGAGTGCTCACATGATCCTCGAATACCTCAAGAAAAATTAGTTTACTTCCATCCTTTAAAAATCCACCTCAACAAGTATTTTGAGGGCTCTTAAAAACTAAAAGGATGGATTCAATGTCTGAATTTAATAATGTTACTGTAGTGAAAGCTGCAAACGTCTACTTTGACGGAAAAGTTACGAGCCGCGCGGTTATCTTCGCTGATGGTACAAAGAAAACTCTTGGTTACATGAATGCGGGTGATTATGAATTCGGTACTGAAAAAGCTGAAATCATGGAAGCTCTTGGTGGTAAAGCCGTTGTTTTACTTCCTGGTTCTGATGACTGGCAAACTTTTGAAGCCGGTAGTTCTTTCAATGTTCCTGCTAACTCAAGCTTCAAGCTCAAAATCGAAGAAGGTTTCGATTACTGCTGCTCTTACTTAGACTAAAGTTAGATCACTTTTAAGCCCGACTTTTAGTCGGGCTTCTTTTTGCCTAAAAGCCATGAATAAACTACCCATACACGAAGTTGCTGACGATTTAATTAGCACCCTGATCAAAGACAAGTTGATGCTACTCTCCGCCCCTACGGGTTCGGGGAAATCTACTTGTGTTCCGGGTATATTATTAGACTCTGGTAAAATGCCCGGCAAAATCATTGTTTTGCAACCGCGCCGAGCCGCCGCAAAGTTTCTAGCTCACCACACCGCACGCCTCCGTTCAGAAAAACTCGGCGATGAAATTGGCTATAACATACGCCACGACTCAAAAGTGGGGGCGCACACGCAAATTATCTTCATGACTGATGGCCTCTTTTTGCAACAACTCAAAAATAACCCTCAGCTCAATGGGATTGCCGCCGTACTCTTTGATGAGTTTCACGAACGTCGCTGGCAAATGGATTTGGCTTTTGCCATGTGTCAAAAAATTCAGTCTCGACAAGATAAACTTCACCTCATGCTCATGAGTGCGACGCTTGACGTTGATAAGCTGCAAAAGAAACTCAATTGTCCGCTGATCACTACCGACGTGCGACATTTTCCCGTTGACATTAATTACCTCATTCCCGATCGTCAAAAAAAGATTTGGGAAGTCGCTGCGAAATCCGCAAAAAACCTCATTGCACAAACGGATGGGAGCTTATTGATTTTCATGCCAGGTAAATACGAAATTACCAAAACAGTGAATGAGCTTAAGAAAGTCTTAAAGACGCCCATTTTTGCACTTCATGGCCAGCTAAATCCCCAAGAGCAGGATCGCATTATCGAAAATACTGGTCAGCAAAAAATTATCGTCTCGACGAATATTGCCGAAACTTCTTTAACCATCCCCAATATCACTGCGGTCATTGACTCCGGACTCGTTCGTCAAAGTGCCTATGATCCCCAACGTCAAATCAACACCCTTTACACCAAAAGCGTTTCACAGTCCAGTGCCGAGCAGCGAAGTGGGCGTGCCGGTCGAACTTCCGCGGGACGCTGCTTGCGTTTGTGGTCAAAATCTGAACAAAGTCGCAAACCCGAACATTTTGAACCCGAAATCCTCCGTTGTGATCCCTCTGAATTACTATTACAATGTTTAGCTCAGGGCTTCAACGACCTCTCTGACCTAGAATTAATTGATGCTCCCGATGATATTGAACAAGCTTGGGGTTTACTCTCGAATTTAGGTTTCACCAACGCACACCGTGGGCTAAGTACGGCGGGTGTCCACGCTTCCAAAATGCCTTGCTCACCACGATTGGCCGCTCTGCTTTACTACGGAACTCAGGCAGATCAAATGGATAAGGCCTGCACTTATGCCGCACTCATTTCTGAAGCGCCGATTATTCTCAATCGCAACAAAAAGAAGTTACTCGATTTAATTCCAGGGAAGCATGTAGATTTCAGTTCCGACCTCGACTTAATGGCGGAATTGCTCTATAGCGCGAAATCGTTAAAGTTCGCTCCTCAAGAATGTGATAAATATGGTTTGAATGCTAACAATTGCCGCTCAGTTGATTTAGCTCGCATGCAATTCCTCCGTCTCTGCGAGAAATTGCCTCGCCTTAATGACTTCAATGATATGCATCCGCACTGCTGTCTCTTGCGTGCCTTCCCCGATCACCTCGCCAAGCGTCGAGATACGAGTTCCCTGCAGGTCACACTCGCCAACAAACAAAAAGGTGAAATTGATCGCTTGAGTTCACAGAAAAAAGCCGATTTAATTTTAGCCACGAGCATTGCGGATATCGCATCGAGTTTGGGAGCTAAAACCAAACTTTCGCAACTCACAAGTATCAGTCCCGAATTGCTCGATCATACTTTCCCTGGTGAATTACAAAGTCAGGAGCGCATGGTTTGGGATCCGAGTTCTAAATCTGTTCGTCAAGCCAAGCAACACGCTTTTCGATCGCTGATCATCGAAGAAAAAATTAGTATTTGTGAAGCCAATGCCCAAACAGAACAAGTTTTAGCCGAAAAAATTATTGATGGAACGATTAAGCTCAACAAATGGAATGAAAAAGTTGAGCTCTGGATAACTCGCGTCCGCAAATGCGCGGAACTCTACCCCGATAAAGACTTGATCACTTACTCCGACCAAGATCTAGAAATCGTCTACATGGAAATGTGTTCGGGTATAACTAAGGCTTCGGAAGTCCGCGACATGGATTGCCTCGTATATTTAAAAAACTTACTTTCTTGGGATGAACAATGCTTTATTGACGAAGCCACACCCGAAAGTATTCAGCTCCCAGAAGGCAAAAAATTACGCATTATTTATGAATCTGGAAAAGAGATTTATGCACGTGCATTCATCCAACAGCTTTTTGACTTAAAAGAGACCCCTTTGATCGGTCCAGCCCGTATTCCACTAACTTTTGAGATATTAGCACCCAATCATCGCCCTATTCAGGTGACCAAAAACCTTGAAAACTTTTGGTCAGGGTTATATCCTGAGATTAAGCCCGCTTTATCACGACGCTATCACAAACACAAATGGATCTAATGAAAACCTTATTTGTCAATATTGGAAACACTCATTCTGAAATGGCTTGGGACAATCTCGTCAATGTAGAGATAGTCAAAACCACTGATATTATGAAAGAGCTTTCTGATCGCGAAAAAGACATCGACCGCATGGTCGTAGCCTCGGTCGTACCCAAGGTCACTGGACAACTCTGTGTGCGTTTTGGTCAAAAACTCATTTTACTTAATGCGGAGCTCGCAAAATCAATCAAGTTTGCCGATGTGGATCACTTCTCGATTGGAGCTGATCGCATTGCTAATGCACTCGCCGCAAAAAAACATTACAGCACACCGGTCATGGTTGTGGACTGTGGGACTTGCGTAACAACTGAGCTCATTGATAAAAGTAATCAATTTCAGGGTGGAAACATTCTACCGGGACGACTCCTACAAAGAAAAATTTTGACATCTGCTACTGGCCAACTGCCTCTTGCTCCTTTGAGTTCGACCCTGGCCAAAAGCCCTGGCCGTCATACTATCGAGGCTATACAGAGCGGCGTTGAC
The sequence above is a segment of the Lentisphaera araneosa HTCC2155 genome. Coding sequences within it:
- a CDS encoding excinuclease ABC subunit UvrC — encoded protein: MNERDDFSPRKISSDPGVYVFRDRFAKVIYVGKAKSLRKRLATYFQASRLATADPKLRSLINSIAFYETYEVKSESEALLLESRFIKEYSPHYNILMRDDKNFYLVKVTINEPYPRILLTRVRKDDGAAYFGPFPCSSAIRSTVEFLTRYFKLRTCTSRIPDLSDRKHCKEQILRNCSAPCDQSVTQEQYRESVGDMIKVLEGQIADIVDELNEAMQNYVEKLQFEKAATYRDIITNLKSALKQRRKFVNASINPKHKEDPVADLKKRLELDITPSVIECFDNSNFQGTHAVASMVRFVDGKPDNKSYRHFKIKTVEGPDDFASMKEIVYRRYSRLLREKRPLPDLILIDGGKGQLSSALQSIDELGIDHIPTYGLAKKHELLFTRNDSEGKILPRTSAGLKMLQHLRDESHRFAINFHRQLRRKQVANSLLDDIPGIGKKRKMTLLNHFGSVREIRKASPQDIAEAVPGLGEKSAHMILEYLKKN
- a CDS encoding pyrimidine/purine nucleoside phosphorylase; this translates as MSEFNNVTVVKAANVYFDGKVTSRAVIFADGTKKTLGYMNAGDYEFGTEKAEIMEALGGKAVVLLPGSDDWQTFEAGSSFNVPANSSFKLKIEEGFDYCCSYLD
- the hrpB gene encoding ATP-dependent helicase HrpB; this translates as MNKLPIHEVADDLISTLIKDKLMLLSAPTGSGKSTCVPGILLDSGKMPGKIIVLQPRRAAAKFLAHHTARLRSEKLGDEIGYNIRHDSKVGAHTQIIFMTDGLFLQQLKNNPQLNGIAAVLFDEFHERRWQMDLAFAMCQKIQSRQDKLHLMLMSATLDVDKLQKKLNCPLITTDVRHFPVDINYLIPDRQKKIWEVAAKSAKNLIAQTDGSLLIFMPGKYEITKTVNELKKVLKTPIFALHGQLNPQEQDRIIENTGQQKIIVSTNIAETSLTIPNITAVIDSGLVRQSAYDPQRQINTLYTKSVSQSSAEQRSGRAGRTSAGRCLRLWSKSEQSRKPEHFEPEILRCDPSELLLQCLAQGFNDLSDLELIDAPDDIEQAWGLLSNLGFTNAHRGLSTAGVHASKMPCSPRLAALLYYGTQADQMDKACTYAALISEAPIILNRNKKKLLDLIPGKHVDFSSDLDLMAELLYSAKSLKFAPQECDKYGLNANNCRSVDLARMQFLRLCEKLPRLNDFNDMHPHCCLLRAFPDHLAKRRDTSSLQVTLANKQKGEIDRLSSQKKADLILATSIADIASSLGAKTKLSQLTSISPELLDHTFPGELQSQERMVWDPSSKSVRQAKQHAFRSLIIEEKISICEANAQTEQVLAEKIIDGTIKLNKWNEKVELWITRVRKCAELYPDKDLITYSDQDLEIVYMEMCSGITKASEVRDMDCLVYLKNLLSWDEQCFIDEATPESIQLPEGKKLRIIYESGKEIYARAFIQQLFDLKETPLIGPARIPLTFEILAPNHRPIQVTKNLENFWSGLYPEIKPALSRRYHKHKWI
- a CDS encoding type III pantothenate kinase; translation: MKTLFVNIGNTHSEMAWDNLVNVEIVKTTDIMKELSDREKDIDRMVVASVVPKVTGQLCVRFGQKLILLNAELAKSIKFADVDHFSIGADRIANALAAKKHYSTPVMVVDCGTCVTTELIDKSNQFQGGNILPGRLLQRKILTSATGQLPLAPLSSTLAKSPGRHTIEAIQSGVDIGLIGAIEKLVKHNSKHYPDMTIVFTGGDAKFFKKYFPDAELAPPHFTLSGLLELIK